AGGAAGTGAactggggggtgggagtggggtagATGCAGAGGAGGGGCTGCCTGGGAGACCAGGTCAGGCTCCTCAAAGAGGTGCTCCAGGCCAGAACCCTGAAGAAGCCCAAGAGAGGTTCAGGTTCAGTGTCAAGTCCATTCTCTATAGACTACTGTAGGAGGCCCTACTCCTGTCCCCTTCAGCTCCTCCCACAGCTCAGAAGGATTGATTGATGATGGCTGCCTAGGGCTCAGTTAAGACTCCTGAGACCTGAGATCGATTACCAATGTCTGCCACTGGCACAGGTTTAAAGATATGTAGGTCAGAATTTTTCTGCCACCCTGACCTCAGTAGTGAGTCTCGACCCTGGCTGTGcttaaaatcatttaaagtaCACAAGCTTGGGTCACAGCGTGATAAATTGTGATTTGGGTGAAGCTCCCCACCCTTCtggggggttttggttttttcctgtAAATTCCACAGCTGAGTCACATGTGCCACAAGAGGTGGAAATCACTGAGCAGGacacttctttccttcccaacatacaactttatttattcacttaacagaTGTTAAGTGAACATAGTTCAGAGGTTACCACGTGAGGGAGAAGCATCCTGAAGAAAACATTCTTGAGAAGCAGAATTAGACCCCACGTTCAACTGACACAGCGAGTATCTActaagcacctactgtatgccatgCCTGGGCTACGCCCTGGGAATACAGCATGAAACCACACAGCCAGACCCTGCCCTCCAAGATTTGGTCACCAAATCCCAAAGTCGAGAAGGGACACAAACTCCCCTTCACCACCCTCCAGATCCCATGTGCCTTTGAGAAATTTCCCCTTGTGTCTCTTACGTAACGTCCCTGGTGCTTGGCAAAGGGGCTGGCACAGAGTCTTTGGATTTCCAACACCTATATACTGAATGCTTAACTTTGTGTCCAGCCTTGTGGTCCAGGACTGGGGATCTGACTGTGACCAAGGGACATCTAGTCAATACCTTCATGGTTCCCGCTGTCCTTGTTTATTGTGTGCACACACGTGAGCTTtctaccgtgtgtgtgtgtgtgtgtgtgtgtgtgtgtgacagatcACTCAAGGTGGCCGCACAGTTGGCCAACTCATGTCTTCTGGAAATGATGTACAGATGTATACAGAGTCCTCAAACTCTTGATGCCCTTCTAGGTCAAAAAAGAGGCACGTATGTGAACCCCTGAAGACCCCAGAGTCAGAAACACCGGGCTGACACCCCAGTCTCCACCACTTTTGAGTCCTATCAGAGCCACAATTTCATCCTCTGTAAATTGGGATAATGAAGTTCTTTGCAGAGTTGGAAGGGTTTGTTGAGACTGATACATAAAGGATGACCGGGCACACAGgaattgctcaataaatgctgagTAAATGAATTCAGAGTAACCACAGCCGGGTGGTTGTCAGCATTCCGTGACAATCGGGGCCAACGTGCCTGCACCAAGTAGGTATTCAGTGAAGGAGGTGGTTATTTGCCGGGACAGACAGCCAGATCCTTCTTCGTTGAGTAGGAATCCATTTAACCACTTTAAAGGGAACGTGATGAAGACAACAGACTGTGAACTATCTTGTTTGGATTCCACTACTGCTGCTTACCAGCTGTGCTATAGGACGCAGATTACCTCAGGAGCCTCGATTCCTTCGTAAAACCTAGTAACTGCCTCAGCCTGCTTCTGAGTTTGAAATAAATAGATGGAAAGCGCTTAGAACACCTCCTGGTACGTAAGGACGATACGGAGTTTTAGGATTACTACTGTACCTTCCACACTGCACTACGAGACCGCCCCCCAGTTCAGGCCACAATCTGCTAGCCGCAGCCCTTCTCCGCCACTCAGAAAAGGAGCGGAGAGGAACGCGCACGCGCGGTGGGGCAGTCATGGGACGGAAGCCCTGGCCGCCCGGCGGGTGGCCATCTTGGTAAAGGGCAGCGACGGCAGCTTCTTTACGTCATCAGTCTGCGCGACGTGCGGGCACCCGGCGGTTCAGGTCGCATAGGGAGCGGTGGGTGGATGGGGAGGGTGGGCGGCGGCGCCGGGCGCTGTCGGGGGGTGAGTGGTTGAGGGGCGTGATGGGGGAGGCGGCCGTGGCCGCAGGGCCGTGCCCGCTGCGCGAGGATAGCTTCACGCGTTTCTCGTCGCAGAGCAATGTGTACGGGCTGGCGGGCGGTGCGGGCGGGCGCGGGGAGCTGCTGGCCGCTACCCTTAAAGGCAAGGTACTGGGCTTCCGCTACCAAGACCTCCGACAGAAAATCCGGCCCGTGGCCAAGGAGCTGCAGTTCAACTACATTCCCGGTGCGTGGCGCCATGGGGTTGGGGGGCCTCGAACTTGGTGTTGAGAAGGTTTCTGAGGCTCTGAGCTGGGTCACCGCGGTGAGAAAATGGGATCAGTGTGACTGAAAGGTATCAAGGCTGATAATCGGGAGGCATCTTGTCAATGGTTAGGGTTCAGGATTCCTGAGACCCGGAGGTTAGGATCCCTCGTACCAGGGCTGTGATCAGGATTCACAGGGACCAGGAGATGATGGTAATTGCCATGGTCAGAGATTAGTGAGTCCTAGAGATCAGGGGTCACCATGATTGCATATATAGGGTTCTGCCTGACGTGCACTTTGTCCCCTCCCAGTGGATGCAGAGATTGTCTCCATTGACACCTTCAACAAGTCACCCCCAAAGCggggcctggtggtgggaatCACGTTCATCAAGGTATCCAGGCCCCCTCCATCTACCCATTCCCTCCTTACAGTCCCTGTACGCCTGACCCAAATCCCTCTCACTGCCCCTGCTCTCCCCTGAGGCCAGTTTCCTACTTCAGGATTCAGGGGACAAGGGCAGCCCCTTCCTTAACATTTACTGCGACTACGAGCCTGGCTCTGAGTACAACCTTGACTCCATTGCACGTAAGTGTGGCCTCGAGGGAAGGAGGGTAGGGGAAGATGGGAGGGGGCACCTGTCAGGTGCCCGGTCCCCATCTGCGTGTGCTCCCCTTACAGAGAGCTGCCTGAACCTGGAGCTCCAGTTCACTCCTTTCCAGCTGTGCCATGCAGAGTACGTAAGCTGCAGGTGTCatacaacagagagagagagagagagtgtgtgtgtgtgtgtgtgtgtgagcgcgcATGCACGCACGCGTGTGTGCACACAGTGGAGGCTCCTGCCAACAAGGCAAACCTGCCTGTAGACAGTCACACTCCAGTTTTTTTAGAacattgtgcttttttttaaatattttatttatttatttgacaggcagagatcacaagtaggcagagagagagagaaggggaagcaggctccccactgagcagagagcctgatgcagggcttgatcccaggaccctgagctgaaggcagaggctttaacccactgagccacccaggcgccccaaatattgTGCTTTTAAAGTGGCTGTGGACCAGCCTCAGCCCCGAGCTAGCTAATCTGAGAGCTGATTGAGCACCTGTGTTCTGGACATCTAGAATCTTGGGTTCCAATGTGCTAGATTTGGATCCTGCAAGATCCAGAGATACTGAGATTTCTAGAGTCACAAGTTCTGAGATCccatgattttaaaattctgcagTTTGGTAATTCTGAGATTCTTTAGTGATAAAGTCATTCTCctattttatattctcatattTCAAGAATACAGACCATCTAGATTGTGAGGTTTCTAGAATCCCAAAGTGTTGAAAATTCCACTTGAGCTCTGAGTTCCATTTTAGAACACCAGTGGTCTAGCACAGTGAGTAGCCAAGTTTTTCTGTTAAGGGctagatcctctctctctcttaataaagagagagatcacaagtaggcagagaggcaggcagagagagagggggaatgggctccccgctgagcagagagccggacgcagggcttgatcccaggagatgaccctgagatcatgatctgagctgaaggcagaggcttaacccactgagcaacccaggtgcccctagatcctCTCTCTTATAACTACTCAGCTGTGCCACTGTAGCAAGAAATTGATACTTTGTAAATAATTGGTGTAACTGTgcttcaataaaactttatttatagcaATAGGGGGTAAGTTGGATTTGGTCTGTAGGTCATAGTTTGCCAGCCTCTGGTCTAGCAGGTGAGAATTCTAGAAGCTGATATTCTGGATTCTAGGATTTGGATGTTCTGCTCTTTTATGGTGGCAGTTTCTAGAAATTCGAGTATTTCAAAGGAGATGGAAAACAGAACTGCTGGAACACTGGAGTTCTAGATTAAAGAGGTTCTGGTATTCTAGAATATAAGAGCCCCATGTTCCGTGCCTGAATCCACAGCCAGAATGAGGGTTCTAGCAGATGAGGGCTCTAGAAACAGAAGGTTTCCGCGATTCAGAAAGTTCTACCACCCTGGGGCTCTAGATTTCTCTGCTTTCAGGGTCCAGGTCGGGAATCAGCTCGAGACAGTGTTTCTCCTGAGTGGGAATGACCCAGCCATTCATCTGTACAAggaggtgaggcagagggaggcacgGTGGGCAGGGCCCTGCCCAGGCTGCCACGGGCTGGTGCTGGGTGTGAGGCCGGCCACTGACTCCCAGGTCGGGGGTTGGGTGGGGGTTGGTCTTGGTTCCCCCAGAACGAGGGGCTGCATCAGTTTGAAGAACAGCCCGTGGAAAACCTCTTCCCAGAGCTCACGAACCTGACCAGTAGGTAAGAGAGCCCCTGGAAAGCGAGGCCCATGGGgatgggagcagggagcctcagaGAAATCAGGGGTAGCGGGGATAGAGATGACCTCAGAGAAATTGGGCAGGAGAGGGGACTTCAGCAAACTCAGGCCACTTAGGAGAAGCTGGTCAACGGTGGTGTCcacagaaaaaacacaaaacagactCAGGGAGATCTGAGAAAGCAGGTGGTAGGGGTAACCTCAGAGAAATCAGACTCCCCAGCGGGGTCCCAGGGCTACAGGAAGGGGGTGGATGCTCCTTGAGGGGCAGAACATGGGGCCAGGACCCAGTGATGCCCTCCAGCCATACGGTCTGCCCGCCCACCCACCAGCGTCCTCTGGCTTGACGTCCACAACCTCCCTGGCACATCCCGGCGACTCTCCGCCCTTGGCTGTCAGAGCGGTTATGTCCGAGTTGCCCATGTGGACCAGCGAAGCCAAGGTGACGGCTgggatgggggcggggcagggggctaggggctggggacagggccctgaatccccccttcccccacagagGTCCTGCAGACATGGACGATCCTGCAGGACGGCCCTATCTCCCGGGTCATTGTGTTCAGCCTCTCGGCCCCCAGGGGTGAGCTTTGGGCCTGGTGGGGGGGCAACTCCACAGGCCCCCCACACCCAGATTCATGCCCTTTGGGAACAAAGTGTCCGATCCCTTGGCACGTCCCCCATCCCTCCCGGGCCCACTCGCTCTCCTTCGTGCTCTCCTACTGTACTTCAGTGACTTACCACCCCATGGTCTAATCGAGACCTAACCTGGTGTTGAACTTCTGCCTTTCCCTTGGTGGTCTAACCCACAACCTGCAGACTTCCTCTGTTCCtacacctccccaccccgccagccTCTTCATCTGTCTCTTGCTGCAATCTAAGCCTGAGCTCTTCTCCCAGCCCCAATCCTGGGGACTCCacgctgccctcctcctcctccccaggctcccctttaCCCACACCTGTTGCTCCATTCCTCTTGCTGGGCCCTTCCCTGGCAGCTCCCTTCGCCTGACA
The DNA window shown above is from Mustela nigripes isolate SB6536 chromosome 17, MUSNIG.SB6536, whole genome shotgun sequence and carries:
- the KPTN gene encoding KICSTOR complex protein kaptin isoform X1, with translation MGEAAVAAGPCPLREDSFTRFSSQSNVYGLAGGAGGRGELLAATLKGKVLGFRYQDLRQKIRPVAKELQFNYIPVDAEIVSIDTFNKSPPKRGLVVGITFIKDSGDKGSPFLNIYCDYEPGSEYNLDSIAQSCLNLELQFTPFQLCHAEVQVGNQLETVFLLSGNDPAIHLYKENEGLHQFEEQPVENLFPELTNLTSSVLWLDVHNLPGTSRRLSALGCQSGYVRVAHVDQRSQEVLQTWTILQDGPISRVIVFSLSAPRETKDPTEREEYSVLVASMLEPAVVYRDLLSRGLEDQLLLPGSDQFDSVLCGLVTDVDLDGRPEVLVATYGQELLCYKYFGSECGLPQAEHGFRLLWQRGFSSPLLAMAHVDLTGDGLQELAVVSLKGVHILQHSLVQASELVLTRLRHEVQQKRHQSQRPGDRAGPGPTETSAS
- the KPTN gene encoding KICSTOR complex protein kaptin isoform X2 is translated as MCTGWRAVRAGAGSCWPLPLKARYWASATKTSDRKSGPWPRSCSSTTFPWMQRLSPLTPSTSHPQSGAWWWESRSSSFLLQDSGDKGSPFLNIYCDYEPGSEYNLDSIAQSCLNLELQFTPFQLCHAEVQVGNQLETVFLLSGNDPAIHLYKENEGLHQFEEQPVENLFPELTNLTSSVLWLDVHNLPGTSRRLSALGCQSGYVRVAHVDQRSQEVLQTWTILQDGPISRVIVFSLSAPRETKDPTEREEYSVLVASMLEPAVVYRDLLSRGLEDQLLLPGSDQFDSVLCGLVTDVDLDGRPEVLVATYGQELLCYKYFGSECGLPQAEHGFRLLWQRGFSSPLLAMAHVDLTGDGLQELAVVSLKGVHILQHSLVQASELVLTRLRHEVQQKRHQSQRPGDRAGPGPTETSAS
- the KPTN gene encoding KICSTOR complex protein kaptin isoform X3, which produces MQRLSPLTPSTSHPQSGAWWWESRSSSFLLQDSGDKGSPFLNIYCDYEPGSEYNLDSIAQSCLNLELQFTPFQLCHAEVQVGNQLETVFLLSGNDPAIHLYKENEGLHQFEEQPVENLFPELTNLTSSVLWLDVHNLPGTSRRLSALGCQSGYVRVAHVDQRSQEVLQTWTILQDGPISRVIVFSLSAPRETKDPTEREEYSVLVASMLEPAVVYRDLLSRGLEDQLLLPGSDQFDSVLCGLVTDVDLDGRPEVLVATYGQELLCYKYFGSECGLPQAEHGFRLLWQRGFSSPLLAMAHVDLTGDGLQELAVVSLKGVHILQHSLVQASELVLTRLRHEVQQKRHQSQRPGDRAGPGPTETSAS